The nucleotide sequence atattcaaccaataatattaatatttaagatagatgaaattatttataaaatcaatgcatttgtaattaattttgaGCTGAAAGCTGtactgaaattttaaaatgacactattttttgtaacaagaaaaaaatgagagagttatactccatctgtttttaaatataagatgtttataTAGAAAgtagaaacacacaaaaactattttttgtttaaaaaatatgaataaaattataaattaatgatattcaaccaattataaaataaattattaaaatttgattggGTACAAAGTTTTTAAcaaagtaaaaattatttatatattagaacATTTCAGAGTCGAACCGGTGCCGCCCGACTGCGTTGGAGATTCTACCACTAAACTATGGACCCATAGTTAACATTGTTTACTTGCAATGATTATGTTTATAATAAACATGGTAGCCAACGTTTTTTTCTACCCATTCACGGCAAGTGCGAGTTTTGACTTTTGAGGTAGCTTCacttaaaaaaagtttacacAACAAGAAATAGTGCCACAGCAACAGATTCGTTACCAGTGATTAATAATTTAGAGATAGCATAGTATGTAAGGTTCATCTCAGCTGGATCATCTTAGTCTCAAACATTATCCTTTTCACTACATCGTTAAATGACTAGTATCGAAATCTCTACCCGTCCCAGCTCAGAACAACTATTACTTGTAGATATTCGATTATCAGAAGCTCATACTCCTTCCTCCTTCTAAATAATCTCTgacatctctctctctgctaCTATCTCTTCATTCTTTACAACTACACCTTTAACATTGTTTCTTAAATTATTCTGCTCTGCTACTTCATCACAAGCTTTAGTTAAGTTACTTTGACCAAGGCCAAAATATACCAAAGTGGCAACTAAATCACCAGTTATAGACAGTCAATTTATAAGACACGGACAAGTTCAGATAAAAGCTTTTTCTCATTCAattaaaaacaactaaaaacatTCAGATAAAACCCTTCAGACAGCTTAAAGAGATCTTAATCTCCCCAAATTAACCAAACCCTAAAAACAACAAACGCGATTTACAAATCCCTAATTCAATCCCCTCAGCCGCCGAACCCGTACAGAGTCCTTCCCTGCCTCTTCAAAGCGTACACAACATCCATCGCCGTCACAGTCTTCCTCCTAGCGTGCTCAGTGTACGTCACAGCGTCACGAATAACGTTCTCGAGAAAGATCTTGAGAACGCCGCGAGTCTCCTCGTAGATCAAACCGCTGATACGCTTCACACCGCCTCTCCTCGCTAAACGACGAATCGCAGGCTTGGTGATCCCCTGGATGTTGTCGCGGAGGACCTTCCTGTGCCTCTTGGCTCCTCCCTTTCCCAGTCCCTTTCCTCCCTTTCCTCGTCCAgacatttttttctttgcttttgaATGTAAGAGAGAGTTTTGAAGACTGTTGTGTGTAGATCTGAGGGGATGGTGTGAGGTTTTATATAGGAGCTCGCATCTttgtgttttctgtttttttaatttctaaggGAGGATACGATCCGTTGGATTGTGTTTTTAATCTGACGGTTGTAAGTATCGATCCGCGTGATTTTAGTTTATTGGCTACCGTCTGGGACAGCTATTATCATCGATTCGTGTGCTTTTCATTCATTGGCTAACGTCTGGGGGTCGTTGGATCTATTGTTGATAGAATCTGTGAACCGTAGATTTTACGATATTTGATGAGTGGAAACGACGTCGTTAGAGGTTTTAAACCGGGAAGATGAATAAAAAGGCGCGGGAAAAATCAAGACTGCATCTACCATTTTAGCTTGAAACAGAGACGAGTATCATCATCTCCTATAACCATAAAGAACACTCCTTTTATCTCCAGTGAGATGAAGAAACGCATAACAATGGAATCGTGGTATAACTTATCTAGTTTTGTCCTTAGATCATTAAAAGCACCCAAAGACCGAAACTTGAAGAAGGATATGGAATCTGATTAAGCCTTTTTGTGTAGATGAGGAAAAATAAAACGCCTTTGTGAAACCAAGCAGAGATGAACAGAAATAAAACTTCATGAACTCGGGAACGGATGAAGCTACCAAGACTGATCACTGCTCTTTGTGTCTTCGCCAACACACGACAGCGAATCTGACTTTTCTTCTTCCTGTTTTTTTCCGACAGCGAGGTAGATAGATACGGTCCGGAGTAACGGTTAATGTTTGTTTCTGCCGCTGCTTAACGGTGACGATTAatgtttgtttataaaattcattttaatttttcgttTTGTCGTGCTTTTAATAATACGTTTTTTATTCCACAAATAAacaacatttatatattttcttcagAATTTACAGTTGTTTTGCTTCAAAGTTCAAAATGGCATACATAGTATCTTGTACGTACTTCTGCATTCTATTTGTGGAATTTTGATGATCCCAAGGCTCTGAGCAGCAGTAGCAGACGTTCCTTTCGTAGGaactagatatatatatatatatatatatttatttttatttttttaaatagtgcTAGCTCTGCATCACATGTCCTTCATGCATATTTTTAAACAGTGCTAGCACTTGTGATCACCTATTTTATCCAGAGTAGTCTTCAAGAGTAGACAAGGGAATGAAGTGGCAGATAGAGTAGCAAAAGAGGCTTCTAACTTTGAGAGTAACtcctctgttttgttttctaCTATGCCTTCTTGGATCCAAAACTTAT is from Brassica napus cultivar Da-Ae chromosome A4, Da-Ae, whole genome shotgun sequence and encodes:
- the LOC106447366 gene encoding histone H4, with amino-acid sequence MSGRGKGGKGLGKGGAKRHRKVLRDNIQGITKPAIRRLARRGGVKRISGLIYEETRGVLKIFLENVIRDAVTYTEHARRKTVTAMDVVYALKRQGRTLYGFGG